The following are encoded together in the Capsulimonas corticalis genome:
- a CDS encoding DUF6985 domain-containing protein translates to MIQDPVFGTIVGDDGIWEAREPVEFLGRLILLLIDADEKAGPTEHQRQRFREFLEKRDTLKPGLEAAIFQYYQDENEMYRTFLAQDEIGEYLPTLTTPEQIWDLTAPVAIHIPRQSPEDQEDMDCDLAIEWSTSWDVEHGLKTCYRNWEIVAVVMP, encoded by the coding sequence GTGATCCAAGATCCTGTATTCGGGACCATTGTCGGCGACGACGGGATTTGGGAGGCTCGCGAACCAGTTGAGTTTCTCGGACGACTAATTCTTCTTTTGATCGACGCCGACGAGAAAGCGGGACCAACCGAACACCAGCGCCAGCGCTTCCGTGAGTTTCTCGAAAAGCGTGACACTCTCAAGCCCGGCCTCGAAGCCGCGATCTTCCAGTACTACCAGGACGAAAACGAAATGTACCGCACGTTCCTCGCCCAAGACGAGATCGGCGAATACCTCCCGACTCTCACCACCCCCGAACAGATCTGGGATCTGACCGCGCCCGTCGCCATTCACATCCCCAGGCAATCGCCCGAGGATCAGGAAGACATGGATTGCGACCTCGCCATCGAGTGGTCAACCTCCTGGGATGTCGAGCATGGCTTGAAGACTTGTTACCGTAATTGGGAGATCGTGGCCGTCGTTATGCCGTGA
- a CDS encoding SOS response-associated peptidase yields MCNRYTIGKSKSEIANQFDAMMIAEIDASYNVAPTQQVAIVTQSEKRVLETAKWGLIPSWAKDPKIGAKMTNARAETVAEKPAFRSALARRRCLIPADGFYEWRAQLEGEKGKKQPYYFHLIGGDLFAFAGLWEVWRDPAGDWLKSCSIITTTANEVVEPIHDRMPVILRPEDIDRWLSPEPYETQDLLSMLTPYPAEAMEAYPVGTAVNSPAYNTAEAVLRWNSA; encoded by the coding sequence ATGTGCAATCGCTATACGATCGGGAAGTCCAAATCGGAGATCGCGAATCAGTTCGACGCCATGATGATTGCGGAGATCGACGCCAGTTATAATGTTGCTCCCACGCAGCAAGTCGCGATCGTCACGCAGTCGGAGAAACGCGTGCTGGAGACGGCGAAGTGGGGGCTGATCCCGTCCTGGGCCAAGGATCCCAAGATCGGGGCGAAGATGACTAATGCGCGCGCGGAGACCGTCGCGGAAAAGCCCGCCTTCCGCAGCGCGCTCGCCCGGCGCCGCTGTCTGATCCCCGCCGACGGCTTTTACGAATGGCGGGCCCAGCTCGAGGGCGAGAAAGGTAAGAAGCAGCCTTATTACTTTCACTTGATCGGCGGCGATCTCTTCGCCTTCGCCGGGCTCTGGGAAGTGTGGCGCGACCCGGCGGGCGATTGGCTCAAAAGCTGTAGCATCATTACCACGACCGCGAACGAAGTCGTGGAGCCGATCCACGACCGCATGCCGGTCATTCTGCGCCCCGAGGATATCGACCGCTGGCTCAGTCCTGAGCCGTACGAAACGCAGGATCTGCTTTCGATGCTTACGCCTTATCCGGCGGAAGCCATGGAGGCGTATCCCGTGGGAACGGCGGTAAACTCGCCCGCGTACAATACCGCGGAGGCCGTCCTGCGATGGAATAGCGCTTAG